CCAGTGCCGTCCCGTCAGGGACAGGCACTGGTGCACGCACACAAACTCAGGCAGACGTGGAGGAAGACGCCTCAACGTCATCCTCAACAGGCACCGCGGCCGCCGCCTCAGCGGCAGCGACCTTCGCACGTTCATCCGCATCAGCACGGATGGAACGCCAGGCCGACTCCGCGGCCTGCTGTTCCGCCTCCTTCTTGCTGCGGCCGGTGCCGGTGCCGTACGAGACGCCTCCGACGCGGGCGGCAGCAGTGAAGGTCTTCTCGTGGTCCGGACCGGTCTCCGTGACCAGGTACTCGGGCACGCCGAGTCCTTCGGTCGCGGTGAGCTCCTGGAGACTGGTCTTCCAGTCCAGGCCGGCACCGAGGTTCGAGGATTTCTCGATCAGCGGGTCGAAGAGACGGTGGACGAGTTCGCCCGCCGCGTCGAGACCCTGGTCGAGATAGACAGCGCCGATCACCGCTTCAAGGGTGTCGGCGAGGATGGACGCCTTGTCCCGCCCGCCCGTGCCCTCTTCACCGCGGCCGAGCCGGATGAAGGAGCCGAGTTCGAGCCCTCGGCCCACCTCCGCGAGTGCACGAGAATTGACCACCGCGGCCCGCAGCTTGGCCAACTGGCCTTCTGGGAGGTCGGGGTGGGTGCGATACAGCGTGTCCGTGACCACCAGACCGAGCACGGAGTCCCCGAGGAACTCCAGCCGCTCGTTGGTCGGCAGACCGCCGTTCTCGTACGCGTACGAACGATGGGTCAGCGCACGCACCAGAAGGGCGGACTCCAGCTGGTAGCCGAGCCGCCCTTCCAGAAGCGTGTGGGACGAGGCCGTGTCCGCCTTTTTCTTGGCGGTCGAGTCCGCCTGGGCGTCAGACATGGAGCCTCTCACCGGCCGCTCAGACCTCGAGGACCTGGCGCTTGTTGTAAGTGCCGCAAGACGGGCACGCGATGTGCTGCAGCTTGGGCTCGTGGCAGCGCTCGCACGCAACCAGGGTGGGGACCGCAGCCTTCCACTGCGACCGGCGGTGGCGCGTGTTGCTGCGCGACATCTTCCGCTTCGGAACAGCCACGGCTACTTCTCCTGCTTCTCGTCGACGCCCGCTTCCGCTTCGGCGTCGCTGATCTCGTCCTTCTCGCCGGGTTCGAGTGAACCTGCGAGTCCCTGCAGCGCCGCCCAACGGATGTCGACGGCGTCATGGTGGTGTTCCGGGTCGTCCGCCAGCCGCGCTCCGCACTCGGAGCACAGGCCGGGACAGTCGTCCTGGCACACCGGCTGCATCGGCAGTGCGAGCACCACCGCATCACGCAGCACGGATTCGAGGTCGAACAAGCCGTCCTCGATGAAGAGCACGTCCTCGTCGTCCTCGGCGTCGTCGGCCGGCTCCGCTTTCACACGGCCCCGGTCGTCGGCGTCAGGGTACGAGAACATCTCCTGGAAGTCCGCCGTGAGCTCCTGCTCAAGCGGCTCCAGACACCTTACGCACTCCCCCTTGGCCCGTGCACGGGCGGT
The DNA window shown above is from Streptomyces sp. NBC_01451 and carries:
- the rnc gene encoding ribonuclease III, with the translated sequence MSDAQADSTAKKKADTASSHTLLEGRLGYQLESALLVRALTHRSYAYENGGLPTNERLEFLGDSVLGLVVTDTLYRTHPDLPEGQLAKLRAAVVNSRALAEVGRGLELGSFIRLGRGEEGTGGRDKASILADTLEAVIGAVYLDQGLDAAGELVHRLFDPLIEKSSNLGAGLDWKTSLQELTATEGLGVPEYLVTETGPDHEKTFTAAARVGGVSYGTGTGRSKKEAEQQAAESAWRSIRADADERAKVAAAEAAAAVPVEDDVEASSSTSA
- the rpmF gene encoding 50S ribosomal protein L32, whose translation is MAVPKRKMSRSNTRHRRSQWKAAVPTLVACERCHEPKLQHIACPSCGTYNKRQVLEV
- a CDS encoding YceD family protein encodes the protein MALNARLDHRNPLVFDTHELGRRPGALQRLTREIDAPKDLGIQGVIGVPEGTPMVLKLRLESVMEGVLVTGTARARAKGECVRCLEPLEQELTADFQEMFSYPDADDRGRVKAEPADDAEDDEDVLFIEDGLFDLESVLRDAVVLALPMQPVCQDDCPGLCSECGARLADDPEHHHDAVDIRWAALQGLAGSLEPGEKDEISDAEAEAGVDEKQEK